A genome region from Corallococcus soli includes the following:
- a CDS encoding ArsR/SmtB family transcription factor: MERTVDAGPDLATLAGAVGDATRIRMLELLMEGRSLVAKELAFGTGVSPATATVHLKRLEQARLIRSTRQGRNKVFRLATPTVARMVEALMTVAVRGPRASATPEPLRAARYCYDHLAGRLGMGITDALVRDGHLALRRRAFALTPSGEGWFEAFGIELAPLRDQRRQFAHRCLDWSERRDHLAGALGAALASRVFSLGWVERQPDSRGLRVTPSGQRGLRRHFGITP, from the coding sequence ATGGAGCGAACGGTGGATGCAGGACCGGACCTCGCCACACTGGCGGGCGCGGTGGGGGATGCCACGCGGATCCGCATGCTGGAGTTGCTCATGGAGGGCCGGTCGCTCGTCGCCAAGGAGCTGGCCTTCGGCACGGGCGTCAGCCCCGCGACGGCCACGGTGCACCTCAAGCGCCTGGAGCAGGCCCGGTTGATCCGCTCCACCCGCCAGGGACGCAACAAGGTGTTCCGGCTCGCCACGCCCACCGTCGCGCGCATGGTGGAGGCGCTGATGACGGTGGCGGTGCGGGGACCCCGCGCCTCGGCCACACCCGAGCCCCTCCGGGCCGCCCGCTACTGCTACGACCACCTGGCGGGAAGGCTTGGCATGGGCATCACCGATGCGCTCGTGCGCGACGGGCACCTCGCCCTCCGGCGCCGTGCCTTCGCGCTGACGCCGAGCGGTGAGGGTTGGTTCGAGGCCTTCGGCATCGAGCTGGCCCCCTTGCGGGACCAGCGTCGCCAGTTCGCGCACCGCTGCCTCGACTGGAGCGAGCGGCGCGACCACCTCGCCGGAGCGCTGGGGGCCGCGCTCGCCTCACGCGTGTTCTCGCTGGGCTGGGTCGAACGTCAACCCGACTCGCGCGGGCTCCGGGTCACGCCCTCGGGCCAGCGCGGCCTGCGCCGTCACTTCGGCATCACGCCCTAG
- a CDS encoding DUF481 domain-containing protein, with product MGSSKRYGWVVLAVLLQAGSASAQIVNVQALFDEKAEPGPAAAIELGGDWRTGSTELFSVRGSLVGQLRSERNLWLGVIRGEYSFASGERIVSQVLEHVRYRRRFTDRVSGEVFLQHEYNEFRRLQLRALLGAGPRFVLFNEDATGLTFGVALMVEHERLRKDGEADAGDRYTDPRMSSYLLGRVKLMENIQLVETVYFQPRVTRPSDLRVLNETLFAVTPNPRVTVGIGFNITYDSAPPATVPALDTQLRTTVGVKL from the coding sequence ATGGGTTCTTCGAAACGCTACGGGTGGGTGGTGCTGGCGGTGTTGCTCCAGGCGGGCAGCGCGTCAGCGCAGATCGTCAATGTGCAGGCGCTCTTCGACGAGAAGGCGGAGCCGGGGCCCGCCGCCGCGATCGAGCTGGGGGGGGACTGGCGCACGGGCAGCACGGAGCTCTTCTCCGTGCGCGGCTCGCTGGTGGGGCAGCTGCGCTCCGAGCGCAACCTGTGGCTGGGGGTCATCCGGGGTGAGTACTCGTTCGCCAGCGGCGAGCGCATCGTGAGCCAGGTGCTGGAGCACGTCCGCTACCGCCGGCGCTTCACCGACCGCGTGTCCGGCGAGGTGTTCCTCCAGCACGAGTACAACGAGTTCCGTCGGCTCCAGCTGCGAGCCCTCCTGGGCGCCGGCCCACGCTTCGTGCTGTTCAACGAGGACGCCACGGGGCTCACGTTCGGCGTCGCGCTGATGGTGGAGCACGAGCGGCTGCGCAAGGACGGCGAGGCGGACGCGGGAGACCGCTACACGGATCCGCGCATGTCCAGCTACCTGCTGGGCCGGGTGAAGCTGATGGAGAACATCCAGCTCGTGGAGACGGTGTACTTCCAGCCGCGCGTCACCCGCCCGTCCGACCTGCGCGTGCTCAACGAGACCCTGTTCGCGGTGACGCCCAACCCCCGCGTCACGGTGGGCATCGGCTTCAACATCACCTACGACAGCGCGCCGCCCGCGACGGTGCCGGCCCTGGACACGCAGCTGCGCACCACCGTGGGCGTGAAGCTCTAG
- a CDS encoding Hsp20/alpha crystallin family protein — translation MATEKVNAGGLGASSTTPAVNKEPESSRQGESQKDVTTRQETSRGSGISRRESQVPAFQRGGAIQSPFGLMRRMMEDMDQLFMDFGPGRGFPSMGGLLRSGGDVEAVPWSPQVDVLEQDGNLVVRADLPGMKQEDIRVEVLEDLLILEGERNFEHEEERGGIWRLERGSGSFQRAIPLPEGIDTDNAQARFENGVLEVTMKLPQTKSQGRRIEVKGGAGEKAATGTPKKPIH, via the coding sequence ATGGCAACCGAGAAAGTGAACGCAGGGGGACTGGGAGCCTCATCCACCACACCGGCGGTGAACAAGGAGCCGGAGTCGTCCAGGCAGGGGGAGAGCCAGAAGGACGTGACCACACGTCAGGAGACCTCCAGGGGTTCGGGCATCTCGCGCCGTGAAAGCCAGGTTCCAGCCTTCCAGCGCGGCGGGGCCATCCAGAGCCCGTTCGGTCTGATGCGCCGCATGATGGAGGACATGGATCAGCTCTTCATGGACTTCGGTCCGGGACGCGGCTTCCCCTCCATGGGGGGCCTGCTCCGGAGCGGCGGAGACGTTGAAGCCGTGCCCTGGTCGCCGCAGGTGGACGTGCTGGAGCAGGACGGCAACCTCGTGGTGCGGGCCGACCTGCCGGGAATGAAGCAGGAGGACATCCGCGTCGAGGTGCTGGAGGACCTGCTCATCCTCGAAGGCGAGCGGAACTTCGAGCACGAGGAGGAGCGCGGCGGCATCTGGCGGCTGGAGCGCGGCTCCGGCTCATTCCAGCGAGCCATTCCGCTCCCGGAAGGCATCGACACGGACAACGCCCAGGCCCGGTTCGAGAACGGCGTCCTGGAGGTCACCATGAAGCTGCCGCAAACGAAGTCCCAGGGCCGCCGCATCGAGGTGAAGGGCGGCGCCGGTGAGAAGGCCGCCACGGGCACCCCGAAGAAGCCCATCCACTGA
- a CDS encoding PhzF family phenazine biosynthesis protein, protein MQVRIIDAFTRSPGAGNRAGVMLDASSLDAPTMQRIAAVVGASETAFVLSRPEAPAVRLRYFTPVDEIPFCGHATVATFHLLAEKGLLRSPGTYRLECPAGTFDVELESRGAQGTQVWIATPQPETQQSPVTLDALMPTLGGRVEQVDPALPVIRQGHRLVVPLKRREDLESLAPRGAVMNALLMPHGVRGVYLFTLDAKEQGSVAQARYFVPGFGILEDPVTGSAAGPLAAWLAEHGVLRLPEQGGTVSGRIEQGDTLGKPGRIDIEVTGRPGHIERARVGGVALTVMDATIVA, encoded by the coding sequence ATGCAGGTTCGGATCATCGACGCGTTCACCCGGAGCCCCGGCGCGGGCAACCGGGCGGGCGTGATGCTCGACGCGTCCTCGCTCGATGCGCCCACGATGCAGCGGATCGCCGCGGTGGTGGGCGCCTCCGAGACCGCCTTCGTCCTGTCCCGGCCGGAGGCCCCGGCGGTGCGCCTGCGCTACTTCACGCCCGTGGATGAGATTCCCTTCTGTGGCCACGCCACCGTCGCCACCTTCCACCTGCTCGCGGAGAAGGGACTCCTGCGAAGCCCGGGCACCTACCGCCTGGAGTGCCCCGCCGGCACGTTCGACGTCGAGCTGGAGTCGCGGGGCGCGCAGGGGACGCAGGTCTGGATCGCCACGCCCCAACCGGAGACGCAGCAAAGCCCCGTGACGCTGGACGCGCTGATGCCCACGCTGGGCGGCAGGGTGGAGCAGGTGGATCCGGCGCTGCCGGTGATCCGCCAGGGGCATCGCCTGGTGGTTCCCTTGAAGCGGCGGGAGGACCTGGAGTCGCTGGCCCCGCGAGGCGCGGTGATGAATGCCCTGCTGATGCCGCACGGTGTGCGGGGCGTGTACCTCTTCACGCTGGACGCGAAGGAGCAGGGCAGCGTGGCGCAGGCGCGCTACTTCGTCCCGGGCTTCGGCATCCTGGAGGATCCGGTGACGGGCTCCGCCGCGGGCCCGCTCGCGGCCTGGCTCGCCGAGCATGGCGTCCTGCGCCTGCCGGAGCAGGGCGGCACGGTGAGCGGTCGCATCGAACAGGGAGACACCCTGGGCAAGCCGGGCCGCATCGACATCGAAGTCACCGGCAGGCCGGGCCACATCGAGCGGGCCCGTGTCGGCGGCGTGGCCCTCACCGTGATGGACGCCACGATCGTCGCGTAG
- a CDS encoding serine hydrolase domain-containing protein: MRGSLQSFSLLAVFILGLLTGRPAVAHDSLRDRIDAYVRAEQKRQGVPGLAVGVVHRGRVVLVKGYGSANLEHQVPAGTDTLFQAGSLGKMFTATAVMLQVEAGRVSLSDSITKYFPDAPATWAPITVRHLLTHTSGIQDLEGQIDNRKDYSDDDFAKLIYGLPLDFPAGLRFSYSNSGYVLLGILTNRVTHSTYQEVLGRQVFKPAGMKTARGISEEDVIPNRAAGYQMIGGVVKNQSWVSPSLNTTGDGSLYFSVKDLLAWEEVVDERAILTRASWREMLSPAKLNSGASYPYGFGWEVKERNGKPMHAHTGAWQGFKSAYSRFLGDELSIIVLANLSQASPGAVVEGIAKIVNPALAVPPLKPIPDLEPQVTARLTTLLEQTRAGAWDPTMFAYVPWWFVAEAGPYYQGILQSLGPAGPLVLAKRETRGDDRYYTYLVPFGSATWRYTVAFVPDGRVSAFSLAEN; this comes from the coding sequence ATGCGCGGTTCCCTGCAATCCTTTTCATTGCTGGCGGTCTTCATCCTGGGCCTGCTCACGGGTCGCCCCGCCGTGGCGCACGACTCGCTCCGAGACCGGATCGACGCCTACGTCCGCGCGGAGCAGAAGCGGCAGGGCGTGCCCGGTCTCGCCGTGGGCGTCGTGCACCGCGGCCGGGTCGTGCTGGTGAAGGGGTACGGCTCCGCGAACCTGGAGCACCAGGTCCCTGCCGGGACGGACACCCTCTTCCAGGCGGGCTCCCTGGGGAAGATGTTCACCGCGACGGCGGTGATGCTCCAGGTGGAGGCGGGCCGTGTGTCGCTGTCCGACAGCATCACGAAGTACTTCCCCGACGCGCCCGCCACCTGGGCTCCCATCACGGTGCGCCACCTGCTGACGCACACGTCGGGCATCCAGGATCTGGAAGGACAGATCGACAACCGGAAGGACTACTCGGACGACGATTTCGCGAAGCTCATCTACGGCCTGCCGCTGGATTTCCCCGCGGGCCTGCGGTTCAGCTACAGCAACTCCGGCTACGTGCTGCTGGGCATCCTGACGAACCGTGTCACCCACTCCACGTATCAGGAGGTCCTGGGCCGTCAGGTGTTCAAGCCCGCGGGCATGAAGACGGCGCGTGGTATCAGCGAGGAGGACGTCATCCCGAACCGCGCGGCCGGCTACCAGATGATCGGCGGCGTGGTGAAGAACCAGTCGTGGGTTTCGCCTTCGCTCAACACGACGGGGGACGGGTCGCTCTATTTCTCCGTGAAGGACCTGCTGGCCTGGGAGGAGGTCGTGGATGAGCGAGCCATCCTGACGCGAGCGAGCTGGAGGGAGATGCTGTCACCCGCGAAGCTCAACAGCGGGGCCTCGTACCCCTATGGCTTCGGGTGGGAGGTGAAGGAGCGGAACGGCAAGCCGATGCATGCGCACACGGGAGCGTGGCAGGGCTTCAAGTCGGCCTACTCCCGGTTCCTGGGCGATGAGCTGTCCATCATCGTGCTGGCCAACCTGAGCCAGGCAAGCCCCGGGGCCGTCGTGGAAGGCATCGCGAAGATCGTCAATCCCGCGCTCGCCGTGCCGCCGCTGAAGCCCATTCCGGACCTGGAGCCGCAGGTCACCGCGCGGCTGACGACGCTGCTCGAGCAGACCCGGGCCGGAGCATGGGATCCGACCATGTTCGCGTACGTCCCCTGGTGGTTCGTGGCGGAGGCCGGACCGTACTACCAGGGCATCCTGCAAAGCCTGGGACCGGCGGGACCGCTGGTGCTGGCGAAGCGGGAGACGCGAGGCGATGACCGCTACTACACGTACCTGGTGCCGTTCGGTTCCGCGACCTGGCGCTACACGGTGGCATTCGTGCCGGATGGCCGCGTGTCCGCGTTCAGCCTGGCTGAGAACTGA
- a CDS encoding DUF4833 domain-containing protein, whose protein sequence is MSPQSGLGSLAAVALTTVATLASAAGAPLPSQSAFFLSRSENRNQVHYALRLDEDCRPVGTRPVQVYWRMLERGTSEVEELLGVEQPVYGLEDPQPVEATAEGWRVRVRLRAFPSRPIDITTARVGGICQVQAWTKLGNSVCRLEHVFVKTSWPFSVDFVRLDGVGPEGQPVHELIRE, encoded by the coding sequence ATGTCTCCTCAATCCGGGCTCGGCAGCCTCGCTGCCGTCGCGCTGACGACCGTCGCGACCCTGGCCTCCGCGGCCGGGGCGCCCCTCCCATCGCAGTCCGCCTTCTTCCTGTCCCGCAGCGAGAACCGGAACCAGGTCCACTACGCCCTGCGCCTGGACGAGGACTGCCGCCCCGTGGGGACGCGTCCCGTGCAGGTGTACTGGCGGATGTTGGAGCGCGGGACGTCGGAGGTGGAGGAGCTGCTGGGGGTCGAGCAACCCGTGTATGGGCTGGAGGACCCGCAGCCGGTCGAAGCCACCGCGGAGGGCTGGCGGGTGCGGGTGCGCCTGCGGGCCTTTCCCTCGCGCCCCATCGACATCACCACCGCGCGTGTCGGCGGCATTTGTCAGGTCCAGGCGTGGACGAAGCTGGGCAACAGCGTCTGCCGACTGGAGCACGTCTTCGTGAAGACGTCCTGGCCCTTCTCGGTCGATTTCGTGCGGTTGGATGGTGTGGGACCGGAAGGGCAGCCAGTCCATGAACTGATTCGCGAGTGA
- a CDS encoding DMT family transporter, translating to MSTPLLTLLALLGFAANSLLCRAALSGGAARSIDAGSFTLVRLASGALVLALLLRLRRGGRGATGHGSWASALALFAYAAGFSFAYVRIGAGVGALLLFGCVQLTMLAAGLARGERPSTLEWVGLAVALVGLTGLTLPGASAPDALGAGLMAVAGVAWGIYSLRGRGSTDPLAATAGNFVRSVPLALALVMLARALDVAPHPSSKGLLLAVASGALASGVGYSLWYAALPHLSSARAAVVQLCVPVIAAVGAVLLLGEPLTQRLLLGGAALLAGVLLSLRAKQRPAPAKR from the coding sequence GTGAGCACCCCCCTCCTCACCCTGCTGGCCCTCCTGGGCTTCGCCGCGAACTCGCTGCTGTGCCGCGCGGCCCTCTCGGGTGGCGCGGCGCGCAGCATCGACGCGGGTTCGTTCACGCTGGTGCGGCTTGCGTCGGGAGCGCTGGTGCTCGCGCTGCTGCTGCGGCTCCGGCGGGGAGGCCGCGGGGCGACGGGGCACGGGAGCTGGGCCTCGGCGCTCGCGCTCTTCGCGTATGCGGCCGGCTTCAGCTTCGCGTACGTGCGCATCGGGGCGGGCGTGGGCGCCCTGCTGCTCTTCGGTTGCGTGCAGCTCACCATGCTCGCGGCAGGGCTCGCGCGCGGTGAGCGGCCGAGCACGCTCGAGTGGGTGGGGCTCGCGGTGGCGCTCGTGGGACTCACGGGGCTCACGCTTCCTGGGGCGAGCGCGCCGGATGCGCTCGGCGCGGGGCTCATGGCCGTGGCGGGCGTGGCGTGGGGCATCTACAGCCTGCGGGGGCGTGGGAGCACGGACCCCCTCGCGGCGACGGCCGGCAACTTCGTGCGCAGCGTTCCGCTGGCCCTGGCGCTCGTGATGTTGGCCCGCGCTCTGGACGTGGCCCCACACCCGTCGTCGAAGGGGCTGCTGCTCGCGGTTGCGTCAGGCGCGCTCGCCTCGGGCGTGGGCTACAGCCTCTGGTACGCAGCGCTGCCCCACCTGAGCAGCGCGCGCGCGGCGGTGGTGCAGCTGTGCGTCCCGGTCATCGCGGCGGTGGGCGCGGTGCTGCTGCTCGGAGAGCCCCTCACCCAGCGGTTGCTCCTGGGGGGCGCCGCGCTGCTCGCGGGCGTTCTGCTGAGCCTGCGTGCGAAGCAGCGTCCTGCTCCGGCGAAACGCTGA
- a CDS encoding STAS/SEC14 domain-containing protein → MTPSPGPGDSVAALRAPDVQGAFKGRTMGTAMVGTVLVVAHNSQPPAQDEWEHYCALIDAFQGTGTAQLVLAEGPGPNAAQRQQALNKVPKGFAIPPTAVFTRSALVRGIVTLFNWFTPRSMRAFPPEDVAVAAVHLKMTETQLQHVLDVARALLPPDP, encoded by the coding sequence ATGACCCCATCTCCTGGGCCGGGTGACTCCGTGGCGGCGCTCCGCGCGCCGGATGTGCAGGGCGCGTTCAAGGGCCGCACGATGGGCACAGCCATGGTGGGCACCGTGCTGGTGGTGGCGCACAACTCGCAGCCGCCCGCCCAGGACGAGTGGGAGCACTACTGCGCGCTCATCGACGCCTTCCAGGGCACCGGCACCGCGCAGCTCGTGCTGGCGGAGGGGCCCGGCCCCAATGCCGCCCAGCGCCAGCAGGCGCTCAACAAGGTGCCCAAGGGCTTCGCCATTCCGCCCACGGCCGTGTTCACCCGCTCGGCCCTGGTGCGCGGCATCGTCACCCTCTTCAACTGGTTCACCCCGCGCTCCATGCGCGCCTTTCCGCCCGAGGACGTCGCCGTCGCGGCCGTGCACCTGAAGATGACGGAGACGCAGCTCCAGCACGTCCTGGACGTTGCCCGTGCGCTGCTGCCGCCGGACCCGTAG
- a CDS encoding DUF4394 domain-containing protein, translating into MSLIRNQSRIFAALATALMLTACGDDDDDNPTPRPDAGTGMDAGTDAGTSTDAGTNTDAGTDGGSTPVMVGEVIALTASNKLVSFERATPGTLVGSVDVTGLDSGESLLGIDYRPADSQLYGLTSAGRIVTLAPDTGVATVKSTLVAMAGDDNPFTALSGTDFAVDFNPVADRLRVVSDTGQNLRINVDSGATTTDGAINGGNSGAKVTGAGYTNSFAETANTRLFVLDAATDTVYLQDPPNNGTLSAPAPLGVDASGVNGYDIDARTNVGYAALTVGGTQRLYRITPENTLGAATELAVIGTSEPLKGLALKQASGAAVYGLTRDSRLVRAAVSAPNTLTATVTLTGVPTGETLLGIDVRPADRKMYVLSSAGKLYTVDPQTGAVTAKSTLSADPADLTEPFTALSGARFVIDFNPVADRLRVVSDTGQNLRINVDSGATTTDGAINRSPAPVVFGAAYTNSVMGTTATALFDLERNSNVLARQDPPNNGTLVNVGALGVTFVGATGFDIAGGDNGLPLVAGRTANSGPHVLYQVNLLTGAATFFPRTATTAEMASIGGASGPELCDIAIVY; encoded by the coding sequence ATGTCGCTCATCAGGAATCAGAGCAGAATCTTCGCCGCGCTCGCCACCGCCCTCATGCTCACGGCCTGCGGAGACGACGACGATGACAACCCCACGCCCCGCCCGGACGCGGGTACCGGCATGGACGCCGGCACCGACGCGGGCACCAGCACCGACGCGGGCACCAACACCGACGCCGGCACGGACGGCGGGTCGACTCCGGTCATGGTGGGTGAGGTCATCGCCCTGACCGCTTCGAACAAGCTCGTGTCCTTTGAACGCGCGACGCCTGGCACCCTGGTGGGCTCCGTCGACGTGACGGGCCTGGACTCGGGCGAGTCGCTGCTGGGCATCGACTACCGTCCCGCGGACTCGCAGCTCTATGGCCTCACGAGCGCGGGGCGCATCGTCACGCTGGCGCCGGACACCGGTGTCGCCACCGTGAAGTCCACCCTGGTCGCCATGGCGGGAGACGATAACCCGTTCACCGCGCTGTCGGGCACCGACTTCGCCGTGGACTTCAATCCGGTGGCGGATCGCCTGCGCGTGGTGAGCGACACCGGGCAGAACCTGCGCATCAACGTCGACAGCGGCGCCACCACCACCGACGGCGCCATCAATGGTGGCAACAGCGGCGCGAAGGTGACGGGCGCGGGCTACACCAACTCCTTCGCGGAGACGGCCAACACCCGCCTCTTCGTGTTGGACGCGGCGACGGACACCGTCTACCTCCAGGATCCGCCCAACAACGGCACACTCTCCGCCCCGGCACCGCTGGGCGTGGATGCCTCGGGGGTGAATGGCTACGACATCGACGCGCGCACCAACGTGGGCTACGCCGCGCTGACGGTGGGCGGCACGCAGCGCCTGTACCGCATCACCCCGGAGAACACGCTGGGGGCGGCCACGGAGCTGGCGGTCATTGGAACGTCGGAGCCCCTCAAGGGCCTGGCCCTGAAGCAGGCGTCCGGGGCCGCGGTCTACGGCCTCACCCGGGACAGCCGGCTCGTGCGCGCCGCGGTCTCCGCGCCCAACACGCTGACGGCGACGGTGACGCTGACGGGCGTGCCGACGGGAGAGACGCTCCTCGGCATCGACGTGCGCCCGGCGGACCGGAAGATGTATGTCCTCTCCTCCGCCGGGAAGCTCTACACGGTGGACCCGCAGACGGGCGCGGTCACCGCGAAGTCCACGCTGAGCGCGGACCCCGCCGACCTCACGGAGCCCTTCACCGCCCTGTCCGGGGCCCGGTTCGTCATCGACTTCAACCCGGTGGCGGACCGCCTGCGCGTCGTGAGCGACACCGGGCAGAACCTGCGCATCAACGTCGACAGCGGCGCCACCACCACGGACGGCGCCATCAACCGCTCGCCGGCCCCGGTCGTCTTCGGCGCGGCGTACACGAACAGCGTGATGGGCACCACCGCGACGGCGCTGTTCGACCTGGAGCGCAACAGCAACGTGCTGGCCCGGCAGGACCCGCCCAACAACGGCACGCTGGTCAACGTGGGCGCGCTGGGCGTGACGTTCGTCGGCGCGACGGGCTTCGACATCGCCGGCGGTGACAATGGCCTGCCGCTGGTGGCGGGACGCACGGCGAACAGCGGGCCCCATGTCCTGTACCAGGTGAACCTGCTGACCGGCGCGGCCACGTTCTTCCCGCGGACCGCGACCACGGCGGAGATGGCCTCCATCGGGGGCGCCTCCGGCCCCGAGCTGTGCGACATCGCCATCGTCTACTGA
- a CDS encoding fibronectin type III domain-containing protein yields MPAVPSVPRDRTHIRATYDDGQPVADAAVKLNGTDAGRTDSAGELTLELALGQHQLELQLGTGDGTFSRLVQTLEKSTDAQEVTVRLPRPVRMLEPREVTTSSVHLAWERSNDRKFREYKVYASHTSPAFDETNGLLIHVGTEASQTDFELTGWYLGGGPLVSADTDLYFRVFVLGEDGTLAGSNVLHVRTPRWANEAHFTRAYRLTPEREFAGAWPIFGMAYDGSSLWFLYREEVGGYYDPDTLTLVQHAPDTLAVLNEFVFEDHRVPTGMTWDGASLWVSLGGSNNRQLVSINPTTGVREQAFVTTEGTESLAWTGSHLLQSKGYINGPIERVDLATGGVLGTFVNPITQRRVHRAAGIAYRPGEIWGSDRFKPDLVILDDTGVHIGVVASAFLYKHMTFMGDRLVGVTRDAQVHVLKVEPR; encoded by the coding sequence ATGCCGGCGGTGCCGTCCGTTCCGCGCGACAGAACCCACATCCGCGCGACCTACGATGATGGGCAACCCGTCGCGGATGCCGCCGTGAAGCTGAACGGGACCGACGCGGGCCGGACGGACTCCGCGGGCGAGCTGACCCTTGAACTCGCCCTGGGGCAACACCAGCTCGAGCTTCAGCTGGGCACAGGTGACGGCACGTTCTCCCGGCTCGTGCAGACCCTGGAGAAGAGCACGGACGCCCAGGAGGTGACGGTCCGCCTGCCGAGGCCGGTCCGCATGCTCGAGCCGCGCGAGGTGACGACATCGAGTGTCCACCTCGCCTGGGAGAGGAGCAACGACAGGAAGTTCCGGGAGTACAAGGTCTACGCCAGCCACACCTCGCCCGCCTTCGACGAGACGAACGGCCTGCTCATCCATGTGGGAACCGAGGCCTCCCAGACGGACTTTGAGTTGACGGGCTGGTACCTCGGGGGCGGCCCGCTCGTCTCGGCCGACACCGACCTCTACTTTCGCGTCTTCGTCCTCGGGGAGGACGGCACGCTCGCTGGGAGCAACGTCCTGCATGTCAGGACGCCCAGGTGGGCCAACGAAGCCCACTTCACGCGCGCCTACCGGCTGACCCCCGAGCGCGAATTCGCGGGCGCCTGGCCCATCTTCGGAATGGCCTACGACGGCAGCTCGCTCTGGTTCCTGTATCGGGAGGAGGTGGGGGGCTACTACGACCCTGACACGCTCACGCTGGTGCAGCACGCGCCCGACACCCTGGCGGTGCTCAATGAATTCGTCTTCGAGGACCACCGGGTGCCCACGGGCATGACCTGGGACGGCGCCTCGCTCTGGGTGAGCCTTGGCGGTAGCAACAACCGACAGCTCGTGAGCATCAACCCCACCACGGGGGTTCGCGAGCAGGCCTTCGTGACGACGGAGGGAACGGAATCCCTGGCCTGGACGGGCAGCCACCTCTTGCAGAGCAAGGGCTACATCAACGGGCCCATCGAGCGCGTCGACCTGGCAACGGGTGGAGTCCTGGGGACCTTCGTCAATCCCATCACCCAGCGGAGAGTGCACCGCGCGGCTGGCATTGCCTACCGGCCCGGGGAGATCTGGGGGAGCGACAGGTTCAAACCCGATCTCGTCATCCTCGATGACACCGGTGTGCATATCGGGGTCGTGGCCAGCGCCTTCCTCTACAAGCACATGACCTTCATGGGCGACAGGCTGGTGGGCGTCACCCGCGACGCCCAGGTCCATGTCCTGAAGGTCGAGCCGCGGTAG
- a CDS encoding amidohydrolase — protein sequence MKTLSFLALLFACLTVSGGPVLAAAPPPTAIEGLDALYPELDALYRDLHQTPELSLQEEKTAAKLAERLRKLGFEVTPKVGGHGVVALLRNGKGPTVMLRTDLDGLPVEEKTGLPYASKMKAKDAAGAEVAVMHACGHDVHMTSWLGTATLLARTKDRWRGTLMLVGQPAEEIGAGARGMLADGLFKRFPKPDFAVALHTVATAAAGTVQFTPGYALASVDAVNVTLHGKGGHGAYPHTTVDPVVMAARTILSLQTLISREKSPLEPGVITVGAIHGGTKHNIIPDEVRLQLTVRTYKPEVRKALLAGIERIAKAEAMASGAPRPPDVNVTEGTPATFNDPALTTRLVGAVGRVLGEKNLSEAPPTMGGEDFSEYGSAGVPAVMMWLGITEPKRFAAAKAAGETLPSPHSPIYAPDRERTLRTGVTVLTTAALELLGRP from the coding sequence GTGAAAACGCTCTCCTTTCTTGCCCTGCTCTTCGCCTGTCTGACGGTGTCTGGCGGCCCCGTGCTCGCGGCGGCGCCTCCTCCCACCGCCATCGAGGGACTGGACGCGCTGTACCCCGAGCTGGACGCGCTCTACCGCGACCTGCACCAGACGCCCGAGCTGTCACTCCAGGAGGAGAAGACGGCGGCGAAGCTGGCCGAGCGCCTTCGCAAGCTTGGCTTCGAGGTGACCCCGAAGGTGGGCGGGCACGGCGTGGTGGCCCTGCTGCGCAACGGCAAGGGGCCCACGGTGATGCTGCGCACGGACCTGGACGGGCTGCCGGTGGAGGAGAAGACGGGGCTGCCCTACGCCAGCAAGATGAAGGCGAAGGACGCGGCCGGAGCGGAGGTCGCGGTGATGCACGCGTGCGGGCACGACGTGCACATGACGTCCTGGCTTGGCACGGCCACGCTGCTGGCGCGGACGAAGGACCGGTGGCGTGGCACGCTGATGCTGGTGGGGCAGCCGGCCGAGGAGATTGGCGCGGGGGCCCGGGGGATGCTGGCGGACGGCCTGTTCAAGCGCTTCCCCAAGCCGGACTTCGCCGTGGCCCTGCACACCGTGGCCACCGCCGCGGCGGGGACGGTGCAGTTCACCCCCGGCTATGCGCTGGCGAGCGTGGACGCGGTGAACGTCACCCTCCACGGCAAGGGCGGGCACGGCGCGTACCCGCACACCACGGTGGACCCGGTGGTGATGGCGGCGCGCACCATCCTGTCGCTGCAGACGCTCATCAGCCGGGAGAAGAGCCCGCTGGAGCCGGGGGTGATCACGGTGGGCGCCATCCACGGTGGCACCAAGCACAACATCATCCCGGACGAGGTGCGCCTGCAGCTCACGGTGCGCACGTACAAGCCGGAGGTCCGCAAGGCGCTGCTGGCTGGCATCGAGCGCATCGCCAAAGCGGAGGCGATGGCCTCGGGTGCGCCCCGCCCCCCCGACGTCAACGTCACCGAGGGCACGCCCGCCACCTTCAATGATCCCGCGCTCACGACGCGGCTGGTGGGCGCGGTGGGCAGGGTGCTGGGCGAGAAGAACCTCAGCGAGGCACCGCCCACCATGGGCGGCGAGGACTTCTCCGAGTACGGCAGCGCGGGCGTGCCCGCGGTGATGATGTGGCTGGGCATCACCGAGCCCAAGCGCTTCGCGGCGGCCAAGGCCGCGGGGGAGACGCTCCCCTCTCCGCACTCGCCCATCTACGCGCCGGACCGCGAGCGCACGCTGCGCACCGGCGTCACCGTGCTGACCACCGCCGCGTTGGAGCTGCTCGGGAGGCCCTGA